The DNA sequence TCAGACAGAATTACAAGTGAGTTTTGCTTAATAAAATCAATAAAAACACCGCTTTTATTAAGCATAATCAGTCGTTAGAGATACTTGTTGATGCATCTGCAGAGTGTTTGGATATATATCAAGGAGAAAATGTGTCTTTAATTATTGAATCGCTAAATCATCAAATCATAGACGGTAATAAAACGCGTAACTTGCTGTCGAATATTGATTTATCCGTGTCACAGGGGGAGTGTGTCGCCCTAATGGGGGATAGCGGCAGTGGTAAAACCACCTTACTTAACCTTATTGCCGGGTTAGAGCCCATTCAGCAAGGTAGTATTAAGGTTGCTGATCTGCAATTGGGACAGGCGACTGAAAAGGCACTGAGTGAATTAAGGAAAAAACAGATAGGTATTATTTTCCAACAGTATAATTTACTCTCTAGCTTATCTGTTCGCGACAACATTGAATTTAGCGCGCGTTTAGCCGGGCGCTATGACCCTCTGATTTGTAATAAACTGGTTAATCAGTTAGATATTTTTTCATTATTAGATCATTATCCCGCGACGCTTTCGGGAGGTGAAATGCAGCGGGTTGCTATCGCTCGAGCCCTTTGTGCCCAACCCCATTTATTACTTGCGGATGAACCAACGGGTAATCTCGATGAACACAATGGTGCTTGTGTCGTGACCCTATTAGTTGAACTCGCAAAACGTCAAAACACCGCATTATTGCTGGTTACTCACAGTGTTAATGTCGCACAGAAAATGGATAAAATATATCACTTGGCAAAAGGTAAATTATCTCTAGTTAAGGGAGCGTTTTAGTGGCTTTCTTAATTCCCCAAATGGTTACTCCAGTCGCTAAAATTAAAAAATGGTTTAACCAAGATCTTTATTTGGTATTAAAAACCCAAGTTGCAGAATACAAAAACAAACCACTCCTACACCTTGCCTTTATACTCAGTTTAGCAATAGCAACCAGTACATTGTTATCTGTTTTGGTGTTAAATCATGCCAGTAGAGAGCAATATCAACAAGCAAATTCTTTGTTAAAAAATCCCGTGGGTTTTCATATTATTGCCCAGCAGGGAAGTAAACTGAAGAAAGAAGATTTTTTCAGCTTAAGAAAAAAAGGTTTTACCCAAATAACCCCAGTGCTAACCTTTCGTAAAAAACTGACTAACGGCAAATATACTACCTTCACCGCGATCGATTTATTGGCACTCAGTTTGATAAAAGCAGAGCACTTTAATAGCCAAAGTGTATCACTGACGGAGGAGTACGCTAGATCCCTATTATTATTCAATGGGGGAAGTAAAAATCAGGATAAACAATTTTTTTTAGCTGACAATCGCGCTATCCCCTTCAGCATTAGACCAGCAGGACAATGGCAAGATCAAGCATTACTCGATATAACCCTTGCTTGGAAACTATTTCCAGAAGAGGGGGATTTTAGTTATCTACTGGTTGCACCCTTGAGTGAGCAAAGTAAAGAAATACTGGAATCTGTTTTACCGACACATTTATCTTTATATAAACCATGGTCAGTAGAAGAACGTCAAGGTTTTGCAGATGCACTGCATCTCAATCTCAATGCGCTGGCTATTTTAGGTTTTATTGTCAGTTTATTTATTGCTTTTCAGGCGGCTAACCAGGCATGGCGAAAACGCGCTCAATTAACAGCACAGTTACGCTTATTAGGCGTGCAGTTGTTTACCATAAAAATTGCAGTGATAATTGAAGCATTATTTTTAGTTACCATGGCCACTGTACTAGGGATTTTACTGGCCATCGGCTTAGTTTCTATTTTACTCCCCCTATTAGGTTTAACCCTTAAACAATTATATTCCCTAAACAGCAGTGGGCATTTTATATGGCAGTGGTCGTATAATTTATGGGCATTTTTCATTTCATCGCTTGCAGTCCTGCTGGCATTAATGAAGCAGTTTAAGCTGCTCTCCAGTAAATATATCGCTCGTTCTGCTCACTTGCAACGTGAGCTATTCTCTGCTCGAAAACACCTCATAGCAACGTTTCTGCTGTTAGCTTTATTTATACTTTGGCCAAATAATAACTGGTTACAGTTAATGATTAAATACGGTTTGTTATTGATGGCAAGTATTGTTTTTTTGCCTGTTTTTTTACAATTAACCCTTTTTTTAGGTGCTAACTTAGGTAAATCGTTCCGCTTTAAGTTCCTTATTAAAGATGCGTATCAGCAGATAAAACGGCGTTATTTACCGCTTGCGTCTTTTTATTTGGCGCTAACGGCCAGTATTGCTGCGGCGTTATTGGTCAATAGCTTTGAAAGCGCTTTTGTACGCTATCTTGATCAGCAATTAAATGCAGACATTTTTATTCGCCACAAGGCTTGGCAAAAAGAAACTATAGAGGATTGGTTAGGGACTCAATCCGCACTAAAAGAATATACTCTGTTTCAGCATACTTGGGCAAAAATAGAAACCGAGTCAGTTAAGCTAGTCAATCACCAATCCTTGCGCCAGTTGGAATCACTGCTGCTTAAATCGTCTGACCATAGTGATGAAGAGGGTTGTTATATCAATGAGCAGCTGGCCTTGAAAAAAAAGCTAAACATAGGGGGGGAAATAAAAATAACACAAGGCAAACAAGTTTATCAATGCAATGTAAAAGGAGTCTACTACGAGTATGGATACCCGGGTTATTCTGTTACCGTTGACAATGCGCCATTAACCACTCATTTTAGTGGCTGGGCCGATACAGGATTTGGTTTGTTTTTTGAATCGGGGCAGTTGATTACAAAACAAGAGATTATAACGGCATTAAAACTCGATTCTCAACAGGTATATCAACCGCAGCAGATTAAAATTTTGGCTCTGGAAATTTTTTCGCAAACCTTTATTCTGATCCAGGCTATTACAGCGGTTTTATTATTGGTCGCCTGTTTTGGTTTATTTTTGTCCGCACAGAGTTTGGAGTTGGCTCGTAAAAGCGATTTATATATTCTTTACAGTTTGGGATATGACAAAAAGGCGCTGTTTACCCACATGTTGGTGCAATGGTTATTGCTTGTTTTATGCTCTATTATATTGAGCTGGCCGATTGCAACGCTTCTGGCTAATGCATTAGTCACAGAGGTTTTACCGGCATCTTTTGGCTGGTCTATGCCGTTGATGATCAATATTGCCCCCTTTGTTGTCAGCAGTTTGCTCGGTTTACTCTTATTAATTCCGGCGGTAAGTATTCCCCTGCTTAAACTGAATGTCAGGAAAAATTTATGTCCTTGAAAAAAGTTAATAAATACAATGGTATTTCATCTAAAAAAATATTGGTTATATTATTCATTGTCTTTTTTTTATTCTTATTGAGTATTGCTCTTTTAAGCAAAGAACCCCCGAAGGGGAACCCTCTGATGGTGCTAGCAGAGGATTATACGCAATATGAATTACCGTCAGAAAATCAAAAGATCATCTTTCCACAAGCACATTGGCCGCATAGGGGATTTCGCCATGAATGGTGGTATTTAACGGCCAATTTAAGCACTGAAAGCGGTCAGCGTTTTGCCACTCAGTGGACACTATTTCGTACTGCTATTAATGATCAGCATTGGTATTTTGCCCATGCAGCTTTAGCTGATACAACCGTTCATTTGGCCGAATTTCGTGACGGACGAGAAGAGTTAGGCAATGTTGAATTAATAAACTTTCCGTTTACTGCGCTAATAGACGATTGGAGCTGGCGCTCTTCTGCGCAGCTATTACCTGCGCAGTTAACTTATGGCAGTGCGAAGTATGGTTTAGCTGGTGGTATGGCTGACGATCCTGATTTTCCGCTAACAAACTGGCAAGTTAACCTCTTTTTAGCTGATGCCAACCCTTTTTATCTGCAGGGGGTGAACGGTTTTAGTAAAAAACATCCCAGTAAAGATATCGCCAGTTATTACTATTCACAGCCATTTATTAGTGTCAAAGGTGATATTTTATGGCAGGGGGAACGTTCGAGTGTCACTGGAACGGCTTGGTTTGACCGCGAGTGGGGATCAAAAATGCTAGCTCCGGAACAAAAAGGTTGGGACTGGTTTTCATTGCGTTTAACTAAAGACAGGGCATTGATGATTTACCGTATCCGTTCAGAGAAAAATGATTTTCTGTACGGAAGTGTAATGGATAGCAGCGGTGACATAAAAATATTAGCGACTAAGGATATCAGGCTAAAAAGTCAGGCAATGGTTCAAGGGAATTACCCGCAGGCTTTTACTCTGGAGGTTCAACCACTTGGTATCAACTTAATGATTAAGATCGTCAACGACCAGCAAGTGATGCGCTTTGGCATTGAATATTTCGAAGGTATGGTCACTTTTAGCGGCTCACACAAGGGGGAAGGATTTGTTGAAATGACCGGTTATCATTAATAAGCCATTATTTTAAGTGCGTTGTTTATCTGTTTTCACTGTGTTGAATCGTTCATTCGTTTTTTAAACCCTAAATAAAATCATCTGAATGAGCCGCGACTGCTATTGTTCTGCACTGTGAAATGTTAACCCTGCAGTGTTCTAACGTATGATTTTTCCTTGGATTAGCAGTGAGGTTCAGGTTTTTAATTTTGACTGTCAATGAATTTGAGCTAGTTTTTCTCTTGCCAGAGCAAGATATTGCATTTAACGAGTTCCATGATGCGCGTTATCCGCTTCGTTTGCGCTTGCATAAATGTAGAAGTAAGGGCAGCTGGTATTTAGTTCGATCTAGTCATGGAAAGTCAAAACATGAAAAAATAGGCAGTTATCCGCACATTAAACTAAAAGATATTTTATCTAATTTAAGACACAATTTAATTGCGGATACTGCTGAGCCAGAAAGTGAATTTCAGACAGTGGGGCAGCTTTTAAAATGGTATTTGGCGCGCACTGAACAGAACAGCCAAATCACTTCACAGCGTAAAACGACTATACGTTGGGCGATCACCCGGCATTTATTGCCCCTTATTGACGAATTACCTCTAAATCAGACAAAGTTGTTGGCCCACATTTCATCATCAAACTTATTGCACGTAATGAAAATATTATGGGTAGTAATCATCCTTGCAAAGTAAAAATAGCAAGTGTACTTGGTACTACACCAAACAGACGCGCATTATCCCTACGCACTCACTATGAAAATGTGAATGCAGTTCTTGGTAATTACTACTGGGTGGGGTTGAGTCATACAACCCGGCTAAAGACCAATTTTTTAAACGTTTGATTACTGTTCTGAACAATGGTCGTTCTAACTCTTAATTGGATAAGCGGGTCTGTAGTGGCGAGTAATGTTAGCCACAAATTTGTAGCTTTGTAAGTAGGTTTGAGGGTGAAAGCCAGGTAGTTTATTTACTCTAATATTGCGCTGTAATCTAATTGAACTGGCTCTGTTTAGGAAAAAATGATTGGGCGATTAATCTCCAAAAGTAAACTCATTTCAAAATGCCGTGATGTGAAAGTTCACTCAATAGCAGCAAGAAACATATCCGGTAGACCAACACGCTGTTTTTATTCAAGGTTAATAAAATGTCAGTACATTCAGAAAACTAGGAAAACTTAAAATGGTTTCCTTGGATTCCGCTTTTTGTTCATATTAACGTTTATCAGGTAATTCCTAAGACTGCGGGAATCTATCGTATTCGGGCTAAAGGTGCAGAGCCATTGGTCTATATTGGCCAAACTAATCGTGATGGCGTGAATAGCTTACTTAGGTATACAAACAACTTAAAAGCTAAAGAACTAAAGCGATAAGCTGATTCCTTGTTAAACTTTATGCCATTATCCTTGGCATAGAGTTCAGCAATGGTAACTAATGATTGGTCGGGTCCTCCGGCGCCTTGTACCGTCGGCGCTCCCGGGCGCGCCTGATCTCTTCTGCGCGGTAGCCCTCTTTTTCCGTTTCGGGGTGGCTGTCCTCGTAATCCTGCACTGCTTTGTCGTAATCTTCTTGTTTTTGAAATCGGCTTCTTACCGGCCGGTCTGTATAAGTTTTCTTCATTTTTAAGCTCGCCATCTTTGCCATCATTAGTCGGGAAAATACCCATGGTTTTATTGTAGCTAAGATCACGAATCGCATTCCATAAAGTAGATAGATAATCAATATTCTTCTGAATATCAGTATCAATAAACCAAAATGATTATCCAGCCCCAACATCGGCATCTACTTTTGCGTAGCTGGCTTGTCTGGTGAACTCGATTCTGTTGTCTCTTGCGTATTGTTCTGCCGATTCAACAATTCCTCGAATTGGTCCATTGATCCCTCGGACTGAGGGTGCGCCCGTAAGAGCCGTTGTTGTCCCGCGCGTATCCCGTTCTCTTCCGTTTCCACTGGGTTGTTGTACTGCAATTGTGCTTTGTAGTAGTCCACTCTCTTGCGATACTCGCTTCGCATCGGTCGGTCTGTGTGATTTTTCATTTTTAATCTCCTTATCCTTTGATTGACCAGGATTAGCAGCTTTTTAAGGACTCTATAAATAGATTGGTGCTTTTTTTAGCATTCGAACCCAGTTTGAACGGCATGATTTTAATCTAAAGTAGTACCGTAGCTAGTACCAGAAACAAAACGATTAAATAAACTTCCTTTTACGCGCTATAAAAAAACTTTTTCATATTGGGTTAGACTCCCTCTGTCTCATTCCATTATGATAATCTCTTTTTTAGGGACTCCATTTACTTAAGGCTTTTACGGATTAGAGAAATTATTGCGCATAATCATAATAAATCAGTTTTAAAATCTAATTTTTTTCCTATTCGTCTTTCTTATTCATCTAAGGTAGGAGCTCTGCAGGCTTTGCTAAACTGGCTTTCATGGGTAAAAAGGGCAGTTTTTCAATTGAAAAAAAATTAACTGCTAAACTGTTATAGTAGTAATGTAAGCATTTCAAATCTAACTCCCCCCAAAAAAACATTTTAAAAACACAGAAAACCAATTTCATTTAAATAAACATGCAGAACCAATTTTACATCAATCTTATCTAAAAAAAGGAACTAACATGCCTAACAATACAATTAATAAACTTCCGCGTAGGAACTCAGTTTTTAAGTCCGAGTTTCCAGATGGATCTATTTTCTATTCAGCTAAAATACCCCCTCCAGGAAGTCCAGCTGCAAGCATTAGATGGGTATTGGCGGATATTCAGTGGGAAGTTGAAAGCGGAAATACCAGATCCCACCTTTAGATATAGTTAAATAACGCATGTTTAGTACCTTAATTTAGTACAAACAGCACAAATCACAGGCATAAAAAAACCCGCTAGACCAGTTGGTAACTGGCGTTGCGGGTTTAGTCGGCTTTTAGTATTTTTAAAGCCTATAGGTGGTGGGATGGGGTAACTCGAACAGGGTCTGTAACAATCTGAATTTATTGTTAAATTGTTGGTTTAAATTTTCAGTGGAATACCTTATGGAATACCATTGTTTTTTTTAGAGCGGAAATAGTTAAATTTTCAACCATAATAATTCAAATCGAATCCGCGCTTCCGCCTCTGTGAAGTGGCTCAATTAGGCTAAGTTATATTGCCCGTTTAACTTGAGGTTTCGCAAGGCGGTTTGTGCTCATTTGCGAGTTAGGAAGCTGTCTCGCTTTCGCCCCCAAGCGACTTACAAAATTAAAAATAGGTAATCACTATTTATCAGGTCTTGTTGAAGTTGATGAAATTTTAATTGGTGGTGTTGTGCCTAGGAAAAGCATTAAAAATCATAGTGGTAAAAGTAAGGCAGTCGTTCTCGTAGCGGTAGAACTACTTGAACCTAAAGGTTTTGGGCGGATTCGTTTAAGACATTTTTCTGCGGCAAAAAAAGATAATATTGAATAGTTCATTATTGATGTAGTGAAACCCAGAAGTGTTATTTATAGTGATGGTTCTCCGGTATATAACCGTGCTAAAGAAAATGGATTTGCTCATCATAAACTGTTCATTTGGGCTCTGACATTGCGGCACATTTAAC is a window from the Psychromonas ingrahamii 37 genome containing:
- a CDS encoding FtsX-like permease family protein; the protein is MAFLIPQMVTPVAKIKKWFNQDLYLVLKTQVAEYKNKPLLHLAFILSLAIATSTLLSVLVLNHASREQYQQANSLLKNPVGFHIIAQQGSKLKKEDFFSLRKKGFTQITPVLTFRKKLTNGKYTTFTAIDLLALSLIKAEHFNSQSVSLTEEYARSLLLFNGGSKNQDKQFFLADNRAIPFSIRPAGQWQDQALLDITLAWKLFPEEGDFSYLLVAPLSEQSKEILESVLPTHLSLYKPWSVEERQGFADALHLNLNALAILGFIVSLFIAFQAANQAWRKRAQLTAQLRLLGVQLFTIKIAVIIEALFLVTMATVLGILLAIGLVSILLPLLGLTLKQLYSLNSSGHFIWQWSYNLWAFFISSLAVLLALMKQFKLLSSKYIARSAHLQRELFSARKHLIATFLLLALFILWPNNNWLQLMIKYGLLLMASIVFLPVFLQLTLFLGANLGKSFRFKFLIKDAYQQIKRRYLPLASFYLALTASIAAALLVNSFESAFVRYLDQQLNADIFIRHKAWQKETIEDWLGTQSALKEYTLFQHTWAKIETESVKLVNHQSLRQLESLLLKSSDHSDEEGCYINEQLALKKKLNIGGEIKITQGKQVYQCNVKGVYYEYGYPGYSVTVDNAPLTTHFSGWADTGFGLFFESGQLITKQEIITALKLDSQQVYQPQQIKILALEIFSQTFILIQAITAVLLLVACFGLFLSAQSLELARKSDLYILYSLGYDKKALFTHMLVQWLLLVLCSIILSWPIATLLANALVTEVLPASFGWSMPLMINIAPFVVSSLLGLLLLIPAVSIPLLKLNVRKNLCP
- a CDS encoding lipocalin-like domain-containing protein encodes the protein MSLKKVNKYNGISSKKILVILFIVFFLFLLSIALLSKEPPKGNPLMVLAEDYTQYELPSENQKIIFPQAHWPHRGFRHEWWYLTANLSTESGQRFATQWTLFRTAINDQHWYFAHAALADTTVHLAEFRDGREELGNVELINFPFTALIDDWSWRSSAQLLPAQLTYGSAKYGLAGGMADDPDFPLTNWQVNLFLADANPFYLQGVNGFSKKHPSKDIASYYYSQPFISVKGDILWQGERSSVTGTAWFDREWGSKMLAPEQKGWDWFSLRLTKDRALMIYRIRSEKNDFLYGSVMDSSGDIKILATKDIRLKSQAMVQGNYPQAFTLEVQPLGINLMIKIVNDQQVMRFGIEYFEGMVTFSGSHKGEGFVEMTGYH
- a CDS encoding ABC transporter ATP-binding protein, with translation MSLIIESLNHQIIDGNKTRNLLSNIDLSVSQGECVALMGDSGSGKTTLLNLIAGLEPIQQGSIKVADLQLGQATEKALSELRKKQIGIIFQQYNLLSSLSVRDNIEFSARLAGRYDPLICNKLVNQLDIFSLLDHYPATLSGGEMQRVAIARALCAQPHLLLADEPTGNLDEHNGACVVTLLVELAKRQNTALLLVTHSVNVAQKMDKIYHLAKGKLSLVKGAF